The Bombus huntii isolate Logan2020A chromosome 11, iyBomHunt1.1, whole genome shotgun sequence genome includes a window with the following:
- the LOC126871485 gene encoding uncharacterized protein LOC126871485: MRSVVFFLLFNLLVVVAYRNEQCQRGTDEQLIWDYDVRRSYRIGAYQEVEADYGPADVTITCIGVDSLSDENNGAMWVTSGGIGYNFIKIKFRSKHSRGFHYRVYVYGKPHRTNNINLL, translated from the exons ATGAGATCTGTCGTGTTTTTTCTCTTGTTCAACCTACTGGTCGTTGTCGCCTACAGAAACGAGCAGTGTCAACGAGGGACAGATGAGCAACTTATCTGGGACTACGACGTCAGAAGATCGTACAGAATCGGTGCATATCAA GAAGTGGAAGCAGACTATGGACCAGCCGATGTGACGATCACATGTATAGGAGTAGATTCCCTATCTGACGAGAACAACGGAGCTATGTGGGTGACATCCGGTGGGATAggatataatttcattaaaattaagtTCAGGTCGAAACACTCCCGAGGATTTCATTACCGAGTCTACGTTTATGGAAAACCACATCGAACaaataacattaatttattataa
- the LOC126871483 gene encoding uncharacterized protein LOC126871483, translating into MPACTSENVSRFWSSSPPISRSNSVSPPIPSSPLSTSPPLISPISTLKRSVSNVSNHSNASNISQSSNNSGTPTVIFSPKRQQQHQQHQQRLQLNYQAQPTQGQDHNRNDSLLLKILSVYVDMLYVVLQGIICVITYAIWAPALGASIWVYMLWLIFQFPLTTFKWFLTVLYIPVSERTRTKRCVLISGGSTVQTVHLARNFYKAGARVVICELEGLFSLAKFSTACSKFYTIPKPGPGNAIEYIKALKDIVQREKAVYYIPVSASNTAYYDALAKPYLEIMGCECFVPGASEVTTLDDPLELLQRCQTLGLPTPCHVVLRSIQDVSRMYEQNAFSTGRYLMLAAGPVGMRDRNKMILPPTIREFRNQQYEISESKPCIVIRDPGDRHYITCTTVKESKIVANVTCLVDEERGLIPEEHPEIMEWLDRFFVRLFSTRINGHLSFRLAVTEEGELVPIGCRVGVSLPYICHTGIHPRLVWKPCRHFSRQNSGVLTTSDRHLLPNGVSYALKRSAGETVPHLLGTVLDKREALFAYWDPLPYCAYYHLQLPFRRLAGIIRAQPVQHPPLASRKRSQSKRKQNGMVEKRACMISSDFTKAASIWRYGSNERIPCA; encoded by the exons atgCCAGCCTGTACCAGTGAGAACGTTTCGAGGTTTTGGTCCTCGAGTCCACCGATTTCCAGGAGCAATAGCGTATCTCCTCCGATACCTAGTTCACCATTGTCTACGTCGCCGCCTTTGATATCACCGATATCTACTTTGAAACGATCCGTATCGAATGTTTCTAATCATTCCAATGCATCGAACATCTCCCAGTCATCGAACAATTCGGGCACACCTACTGTGATATTTTCACCGAAACGACAGCAGCAACATCAACAACACCAACAGAGGTTACAGTTAAACTATCAAGCTCAGCCAACACAAGGACAGGATCATAATCGAAATGACTCGTTGCTACTAAAAATTTTGTCCGTGTACGTAGACATGTTATACGTAGTACTTCAAGGTATCATCTGCGTAATAACTTATGCGATCTGGGCGCCAGCACTCGGAGCATCCATTTGGGTTTACATGCTATGGctaattttccaatttcccTTGACCACTTTCAAATGGTTCCTGACCGTGCTCTATATCCCGGTTTCGGAGAGGACTCGTACTAAACGTTGCGTTCTTATTAGCGGTGGAAGCACGGTGCAAACAGTTCACCTAGCACGAAACTTCTACAAAGCCGGCGCTAGAGTAGTGATCTGCGAGTTGGAGGGTttattcagcttggccaaGTTCTCAACTGCGTGCTCCAAATTCTACACAATTCCGAAACCAGGACCTGGAAACGCGATCGAGTACATCAAAGCGTTAAAAGACATTGTCCAAAGAGAGAAGGCTGTTTATTATATTCCGGTGAGTGCTAGTAACACGGCCTACTATGATGCCTTGGCAAAACCTTACCTGGAAATAATGGGTTGTGAGTGTTTTGTGCCTGGTGCCAGTGAAGTGACAACTCTGGACGATCCCTTGGAACTTTTGCAAAGATGTCAAACATTAGGTCTACCGACCCCCTGTCATGTCGTTTTACGCTCTATACAAGATGTTTCGAGAATGTACGAACAGAATGCGTTTTCCACTGGAAGATACTTGATGCTAGCTGCAGGACCAGTCGGAATGAGAGATCGAAACAAGATGATACTGCCTCCGACTATAAGGGAATTCAGAAACCAGCAGTACGAGATTAGCGAAAGTAAACCTTGTATAGTAATACGTGACCCTGGCGACAGACACTATATTACTTGCACTACGGTGAAGGAGTCGAAGATCGTGGCCAACGTGACTTGCTTGGTGGACGAAGAGCGAGGCTTGATACCTGAAGAACATCCGGAAATAATGGAGTGGCTCGACAGATTTTTCGTTCGGTTGTTTAGCACCAGGATCAACGGGCACTTGAGCTTCAGATTAGCCGTAACGGAAGAAGGAGAACTAGTGCCAATCGGCTGTCGAGTAGGCGTTAGCTTACCCTACATCTGTCACACGGGAATTCATCCTCGATTGGTATGGAAACCCTGTAGACACTTCTCCAGACAAAATTCAGGAGTCTTGACTACGTCGGACAGGCATTTGCTACCGAATGGAGTATCTTATGCACTGAAAAGATCAGCGGGAGAGACCGTTCCTCATCTGTTGGGCACCGTACTCGACAAACGAGAAGCTCTTTTCGCTTATTGGGACCCACTGCCATATTGTGCCTACTATCATCTTCAATTACCATTCAGACGCCTTGCAGGCATAATTCGAGCACAGCCGGTACAACATCCACCATTGGCG TCGCGTAAACGGAGTCAGAgtaaaagaaaacagaatGGAATGGTTGAGAAACGAGCCTGCATGATTTCAAGCGATTTCACGAAGGCAGCCAGTATTTGGAGATACGgatcgaacgaacgaattCCCTGTgcttga
- the LOC126871484 gene encoding uncharacterized protein LOC126871484: protein MSQTPKAKKETKSAGTQTSKTNTVLEIANLQEQVKLLTIEVQHLRKYIFETPETVKKSRTPSPVNINNVDEFNQTVQNQSAWKKNTKIIQHGCSCKTKCSSKICGCVKKNIQCTEWCKCNNNVCVNQKHENIDQNKENLEYNELTQKNIEKPQKENKHILNVNVHKSLFSPDVTMQETEPNVEQFRSTSLYFGNPKRLTFQVSDDEQQPKDKDRKSKNKTTQKKKNSIRKNNLKVNNSETNQRHRSTSNEDIRRSDNIKIEKYALRKCISSDIQTNEEFKQTSKCKINYVQNIKHGMVSLRRPQQRSKKVEEIATSGTIDSKEETDSPSIENNTEEMIKNKSLVIDQDTNDDFDPMKPKRELARTPVRDNSIETVLCNTIDKSLATSIISTEEEPVIPVEFNYAQVDWEKYQAQLIACNKCHRKFHPFRIKKHESCCKKM from the exons ATGTCACAAACACCAAAAGCCAAAAA aGAAACGAAAAGTGCTGGGACTCAAACCAGTAAAACTAATACTGTGTTAGAAATAGCAAATTTGCAAGAACAAGTAAAGCTTCTTACAATTGAAGTTCAGCATTtaaggaaatatatttttgaaactcCTGAAACAGTTAAAAAATCTAGAACCCCAAGTccagtaaatattaataatgtaGATGAATTTAATCAAACAGTACAAAATcaaagtgcatggaaaaagaataCAAAGATAATACAGCATGGTTGTAGTTGTAAAACAAAATGTTCTTCTAAAATTTGTGGTtgtgtaaaaaaaaatattcaatgtacaGAATGgtgtaaatgtaataataacgtttgtgTTAATCag AAACATGAAAACATAGAtcaaaacaaagaaaatttagaatataatgaattaacacaaaaaaacatagaaaaaccacaaaaagaaaataaacatatattaaatgttaatGTACATAAAAGTCTGTTTAGTCCAGATGTAACAATGCAGGAGACAGAACCTAATGTGGAGCAATTTAGATCTACATCTCTATACTTTGGCAATCCAAAAAGATTAACATTTCAGGTGTCAGATGATGAACAGCAACCGAAAGACAAAGATAGaaaatcaaaaaataaaactactcaaaaaaagaaaaatagtatCAGGAAAAACAATCTTAAAGTAAATAACTCTGAGACTAATCAAAGGCATAGATCTACTTCTAATGAAGACATACGAAGATcagataatataaaaatagagaAGTATGCATTAAGAAAATGTATCTCTAGCGATATTCAGACAAACGAGGAATTTAAACAAACAAGcaaatgtaaaattaattatgttCAAAACATAAAACATGGTATGGTATCTCTGAGGCGCCCTCAGCAAAGATCTAAAAAAGTTGAAGAAATAGCAACCAGCGGTACTATTGATTCAAAAG AGGAAACAGATTCTCCATcaatagaaaataatacagaagaaatgataaaaaataaatcacttgTCATAGACCAG gaCACTAATGATGATTTTGATCCTATGAAACCTAAACGTGAACTAGCTAGAACACCAGTTCGTGATAATAGCATAGAAACAGTACTTTGTAATACTATTGATAAGTCATTGGCCACGTCCATTATTTCCACAGAAGAAGAACCTGTCATTCCTGTAG AATTCAACTATGCCCAAGTGGATTGGGAAAAATATCAAGCTCAGCTTATTGCATGTAATAAATGCCATAGAAAGTTCCATCCATTCAGAATTAAGAAACATGAATCCTGCTGTAAAAAAATGTGA